CAGCTGATCGAGCACCTCGGGCGGGCCGATCGTGCGATCCGCGATGACGAGGGTTGGACGGAGGCTGAGAATCGCCTCGGCGTTGAGCGAATGGCCCTCGGAGGTCACGACGGGAACGTCGGCGAGCTGTTCTTCCGTCGACGAGATGGATCGACCGACAATCGCATCGCCGTGGCCGAGGGCGATGACCGTGCGAGAGAGCGATCCTGACAGGTCGAGGGCGAGGATGCGCGACGTGTCGGTGATCGTCACCTGGTTGTCTTCATGATCGGTCACCGTAACAGGGAGCGTCTGCGGGAAGTCGCCGTCGATCGGCTCAGGATCGGCCAACTCCGACACCTCGGAGACCCCCGTCAGGGTGCGAGGATCCGGCAGGGTCGGCGCGTCGCCGGTCGACGGATCCTCAGCAGTCGTGGCGGCGGGCGTTCCCACCGAGGTCGTCTCTGCGGTGGGGGTTGGCGACTCGGCCGCGACACCACTGCCGCAGCCTCCCAGCATGAGCGCGGCGATGACAGCCGCCGCTGCGCGCTTCTTCATGTCAGCTTTCCGTCCGAGGGCGGTCCGCCGGGCTGTGCCCGGCGGACCGCCACGTGAGTGGTCAGGCCGCGGCTCTGCGCAGTCGCAGGGCAGCCGCCCCCGCCAGGACCAGCATGAGCCCGCCGAGGGCGAGACCATAGCTGGATGCGCCAGTGTAGGCGAGGTTGCCGTATGCGTCGTACGTCTTCAGCTCGCCGGTGGCGGCGTCGTACACCGTCGCCGGCGTCAGGTTGACGGACACGGTGAGCGGTGCGAGCTCGGTTCCTGCCTCGTAGAATCCCGCGAAGGCGTCGGCTCCGGCCGGCGTCAGCACGGCCGAGGAGGTCGTGAAGCTCAGCGCCTGATTCGAGGACCGGACGTTCGATAGGGAGAGGTTCGCGAAATGGACGCGGCCATGATCCTTCGTCACGCCCTCCATGGAAGTCGAGCGCACGGTGAGGTAGAGCGAGGCACGGTTGCCGTTGACGACGATCGACGGGTTCGACATCGTCAGCTGCAGGACATCATCGTGGCCCGAGAAGGAGATTGTGCCGCCATAGTGCAGCTCGCCGGTGCGGGCCGCCGTGTCATAGAGGCCGCCCCGAGCCGGGAAGACGAAGGTCGAGCCGTTCCATGACACTCCCCCGGATGTCGTCCATCCGCCGCCCGCAACCGCGGAGCGGATGTAGGTCGTGAAGGACTGACGGACGCCCCACTGGAGCGTGCCGCTCGTGACCCGAGTCTTCGTCGGATCGATGTCGGCCGACCGGTCGATGATCTGTGGCTGCGCGACGACCGGGGCGGGGTTCTGCACGATCGGCAGCGGGGAGGAACCGCCTCCCGGGCGATCCGTCGAACCGCCGGGAGCGGTGCCGCCTGTTGCCGGCGGCAGCGTCGATCCCGACGCCGCGAGGCTGACGGTGATCGGGGCAAGCTCGGATCCGGCTGTGTAGAAGTTGGCGAAGGCGACCGCCCCATCTGCTGTGAGCCTGACCGTGCCGAAGCTCAGTGTCGTCGCACCGCCGGACGCGGTGGTGACCTTCGGCGCCGACAGGTCGGCGAGGACGACCGTCCGCGCAGGAGGCAGGACTCCGGGAGCATCGGTCGACTGCAGGCTTCGCGAGGCGACTGATGCCGTCAGCTGCCATGCACCGCCGGACTTCCGAATTGTCGGGTTGGAGAGCACGATGCGGAGAGCACCTTCGTGCCCGGAGAAGTCGACCGTGCCACCGAACCGGATGGCCTGAAGGTCCTCGGGATCGAGGTCCTGCCCCGAGGCGAGCGGGAAGCGGAACGTGCCCGTCACGCCTCCGGAGGTCGTCCAGCCGCCCTTGGCGCCCGGCCCGCTCAGGTAGCCCAGGAAGGAATCCTTAACCCTCCAGTCCATGGCGCCAGCGCCGATGGGGGCCGGCTCCGCGGGCGGAGTGGTCGGTGTTGTCGGCTCCGAGGGGGCCGGTTCGGTCGGTTCAGGCTCGGTCGGAGCCGGGTCCGTGGGCTCGGGCTCAGTGGGAACCACGACAGAGGCCTCATTGACCGTGATGTTGAGCGGCGCGAGCGGCGTCCCGGGCTGGTAGGAACCGAGAACGAACGTGGCGCCCGCTCCTGCCGTCACGGTGGCCGACGAGATCGAGACTGTGCCGTCGTCATTCTGGACGATGTCGACGTCCCCCAGGCGCGCGAAATCCTCGACCTGGACGGGCGTCTCAGACCAGCCGCCGGCGGCCCCGCGATGGGAGCCGGACGAGGTCAGCGACAGGACGGCAGTGGCCGGGTCCGTGAACGTGAGCACGGGGTTGGTGAAGTCGATGTCGAGCACACCGTCGTGCGCGTAGAGATTGATGTTGCCAACGAAATTCAGCGTGCCGGGGGCATCGGGGTCGAACTCGGTCCCATCCGCCAGCCTGTAGTTGAGCTCGGTGGTGGCCCACGCGCCGTCGCAGCCGCTCATTGTGCCGCCACCGCGCGGGCTCAGCAGGTAACCAAGGAAGTTAGAATTCAGTCCCCAGCTCATGTGCCCGGGAAGCGCAGACAAGTCTGCTGGGGCGGCATCGGGTCCGCACGTCGGCTCAGCAGGGGGCTCTGCAGGGATTTCGACCGTCTCGGTCACGAGGCTGACACTGATGGGGTCAATCTCGTCGCCCGCATTGTAGAAGCCCCCGAAGGCCGCGGCGCCCGCCTCGGTGAGCGAGCCGGGACCGAAGGCGACGTCGACTGAATCATCACCGGTCGTGATGGTCGCGGCAGGCAGCGTCGCAAACTCGATTCGCCCGTAATCGATGAGCTCGCCCTGCGTCGTCGTGTCGACGAACTCTCTGCCGACAGCCTTGACCATGAGGACAGGCGTCGCACCCGAGAAGGAGATGACGGGATCCGAGAACGACACGTCGAGGACGTCGTTATGTCCCGTGAAGTGGACCGTTCCCTCGAAGGCGAGCTCTGAAAGGCTGCCCGCATCGATCTCGCCGCCCGTCACGGCGGGCCAGGCGAAGGAACCTGCGGAGTCGGTGACTCCCCCTGTCAGCTCGGTCGATCCGCCGGCGAACGGATTCTTGAGGTAGTTCCGGAAGCTCTCCCTCACTCCCCAATTCATGGTCCCCGAGGTGACGGTCGTCGTGGACGACGGTTCGTCCGAGGATGCGGCCGGGGCCAGGAATAGCCCGCTGGCGATAAGCGCGACGGCAGACAGCCCTGACGTGATCCTCCGCGCAGTAGATGGTGACATGGATGTCCTTTCGCAGAACACATCGAATAGCGAGTAAGGGTGGCCTCACCTTCAGACACGTTATGCCAAGGCGGCACATTTATGCAAAACAGACGTGACGTAATTATTAGACAAAGTGTCGGGAAAGTCGGACATAAGTTTGGCGCGCTACCAGCGCTTTTACGCACTGAACACAATATGCCGCTCGGCGACTGCCCGAAACGTTCATACATATTCCATACATCCACACACAGATTTTCTGCATAGTCAATCGGAATGTCGACGCCGACGCCTCAGCGCCTCCTGGTCCGAGGGCTCCCCCGAGGCCTAAGCTTGGAGGGAGCAGAAGAACCTAGGAGGCTGGTCCGTGATCCCCCATTATTTTGCACTTGAAGAAGACGAGAAGATCGACTTCATCGTCCATCAGGGGGCCGGCACGCTTGTCACCGCACGTGCCGACGGCACGATCGATGCGACGCTGCTTCCCATCGCTCTCAAGAACGATCACCTGCTGCTCCACATGGCGCGGTTCAACGATCACTGGCGGAACATCAGCGCTGCCCAGCCGGCGGCGATGATCTTCACCGGCGCCCATGACTTCGTCAGCTCGAGGGCCTACGACGTGCACGACGGATCGGCCGTCGCATCCACATGGGACTATACGCAGGTCACCATCCACGGGCACGTCACGGTTCATGATGACGCCACGTGGGTGCGCCAAGCCGTCATCGAGCTGACAGAGACGTGGGACCCCGCTCAGGCCGAGGAGATGAGCGAGGGCTACCTGGCACGTGCGACCAAGGCGATCGTCGGCCTGTCGATGACGATCGAGCGGATCGACGGCAAGGCCAAACTGTCGCAGAACAAGCTCCCGTCCGAGAGGGAACGCATATCTGAGGACCTGCGTAAGAGAGACACGGAGCGTTCTCGTGCATTGGCGGACGATGTGGACGCAGCCCCCTCGAAAGCTCGCCGTGTGCCTTTTCTGGGGGGTCTCAAAGCCAAGCAGTAATACCCACCGCAGAGCCGCTCCATAGGAGATATACAAGAGGCCGGCGGGCGTCGTGGCGGTATGCGAAAGGGCCCGGGACTGGTGTCCTGGGCCCTTTCCGGGGGTGTTATGGCGGCGGTGTCCTACTCTCCCACACCCTCCCGAGTGCAGTACCATCGGCGCTGGTGGGCTTAGCTTCCGGGTTCGGAATGGGACCGGGCGTTTCCCCACCGCTAGATGTACTGTCCGGGGAGGTTGGTTAAGCGGGTGATTGGGGCGAGCCTGTCGCAGGCTGTGTGGGGTCGGTGATGATTATAGTGATGCAGCCATCCTGGTAGGGCGTCTCGTCGCTCGGTTTCTGAGGTGTAGCAGCGGGCGTAGCCCCACCCGTCTGCAAGGGTGCGGTGGAAGCGCTCGATCTTCCCGTTGGTCTGGGGTCGGTACGGGCGGGTCCGTTTTGCTGTGATCTTCAGCCTGGCGCAGGTTTCGCGCCATAATATCGAGCGGTAGGCCGGACCGTTGTCGGAGAGCACTCTTTCGACGGTGACGCCTCGGGTGTTGAACCAGGCTGTGGCCCGCTCCAACACCCCGACGGCAGTGAGAGCGGTTTCATCATTGTGGACTTCGGCGTAGGCGACGCGAGAGTAGTCATCGATTACGGTGTGGACGAAGGCGTGGCCCATCTTCGGGTTGTGGTGGTGGTTGCGGGCCTTGTCCGGCGTTGCTATGCGGTTGCGGCCTCCCTGTTGGCGACCGACGAAGCGCCAGCCGCCGCCGTCGGGGATGTTGCCGAGCTTTTTCACATCGACGTGAATCATCGAGCCGGGGTGGGGGTGTTCATAGCGGCGCACCGGCTCCCCGGTGGCGCGGTCTACGTGAGCGAGTCTGTTCAGTCGGCAGTGGCGCAGGATCTGATGAACGGTCGAGGGTGCCAGCCCGACCCGGACGGCCAGCTGGACCGGTCCTTCCCGTAGCCGCAGCCGCAGGCTCACGATTCGTCTTCTGATCTTCAACGGGGTCTGGTGGGGCGAGGTCTTCGGGCGAGAGGAACGGTCCTGCATGGACTCACCAGACCTGTAGCGGTCGGCCCAGCGTTTGACCGTCGGCCAGGAGCATTGGAACCGAGCCGCGACCTCGGCAATCGGCACCTGCTGGTCGACGACGAGCCGGGCGACGGTCAAACGGGCGCGAGGGGTCAGGGCTGCATTAGCGTGGGACATACGGAGGGCCTTCCTCGGAGTGCTGGTTTCGCAACTCCCACTCAATCGCGGAAGGCCCTCTCTTCACGTCACAAGTCAGCGCGTGTCATCGCACTGCCTCAACCAACCTGTCCGGTCAGTACAGCTAGAGCCACCGCCAAAATCTTGGGGTCACGTCAAACGTGTGGTTATTCAGTTATGGACTGGTCACGGGTGGGTTGGGTGGTGACCGTACAGTGGACGCGGAGCATCGGAGCTCGTATGGAACAGTGTGTTCCCTTTTTGTGTGTTGTGAATTCTTTGGCCATTAGTACCAGTCAGCTTCACACCTTGCGGTGCTTCCACGTCTGGCCTATCAACCCCGTGGTCTTCAGGGGGCCTTCACCAACAATGTTGGATGGAAACCTCATCTTGAAGCAGGCTTCCCGCTTAGATGCTTTCAGCGGTTATCCCTTCCGAACGTAGCCAACCAGCCATGCACCTGGCGGTACAACTGGCACACCAGAGGTTCGTCCGTCCCGGTCCTCTCGTACTAGGGACAGCCCTTCTCAAGTTTCCAACGCGCGCAGCGGATAGGGACCGAACTGTCTCACGACGTTCTGAACCCAGCTCGCGTACCGCTTTAATGGGCGAACAGCCCAACCCTTGGGACCTACTCCAGCCCCAGGATGCGACGAGCCGACATCGAGGTGCCAAACCATGCCGTCGATATGAACTCTTGGGCAGGATCAGCCTGTTATCCCCGGGGTACCTTTTATCCGTTGAGCGACGGCGCTTCCACAAGCCACCGCCGGATCACTAGTTCCTGCTTTCGCACCTGCTCGACCTGTCAGTCTCACAGTCAAGCTCCCTTGTACACTTGCACTCGCCACCTGATTACCAACCAGGCTGAGGGAACCTTTGAGCGCCTCCGTTACATTTTGGGAGGCAACCGCCCCAGTTAAACTACCCACCAGGCACTGTCCCTGAACCAGATCATGGTCCGAGGTTAGATGTGCAATACGACCAGAGTGGTATTTCAACAATGACTCCACACCCACTAGCGTGAATGCTTCACAGTCTCCCACCTATCCTACACAAGCCGTACCGAACACCAATACCAAGCTATAGTAAAGGTCCCGGGGTCTTTCCGTCCTGCTGCGCGTAACGAGCATCTTTACTCGTCGTGCAATTTCGCCGAGTTCGTGGTTGAGACAGCGGAGAAGTCGTTACGCCATTCGTGCAGGTCGGAACTTACCCGACAAGGAATTTCGCTACCTTAGGATGGTTATAGTTACCACCGCCGTTTACTGGGGCTTAAATTCCCAGCTTCGCCCACCACAAGGGTGAGCTGACCAGTCCTCTTAACCTTCCAGCACCGGGCAGGCGTCAGTCCGTATACATCGTCTTACGACTTCGCACGGACCTGTGTTTTTGATAAACAGTCGCTTCTCCCTGGTCTCTGCGACCCTCGCCCCTAACCCGCATGGGGTTTCAAGGCTCGGGTCCCCCTTCTTCCAAAGTTACGGGGGCATTTTGCCGAGTTCCTTAACCACGATTCTCTCGATCGCCTTAGTATTCTCTACCTGACTACCTGTGTCGGTTTCGGGTACGGGCGGCTGGTACCTCGCGTCGAGGCTTTTCTAGACAGTACAGGATCACCCTACTTCCCCCATACGGGGTCATCATCAGACCTCACCCTCATGTCTCCCGGATTTGCCTGGGAGACGGGCTGCGTCCTTAAACGTGCCAAGCCATAAGACACGCGGTGGCTACCTCTCTGCGTCACCCCTGTTAATACGCTTGCCTACCGTAAGATCAGGTCCCACGCGCACCACCACACCATCCCGAAGGACGCTGCGGCGGCTTGGGTGGTTAGTATCCCTCACCTCAGCATTGGACGGTACTTCGCCGGTCACCAGAATATCAACTGGTTGTCCATCGACTACGCCTGTCGGCCTCGCCTTAGGTCCCGACTAACCCAGGGCGGATTAACCTGGCCCTGGAACCCTTAGTCATTCGGCGGACGGGTTTCTCACCCGTCTTTCGCTACTCATGCCTGCATTCTCACTCGTCACCATTCCACCGACGCTCACGCCCCGGCTTCACCACGATGACGACGCTCCCCTACCCAGCAACACGACTGTGCTGCTGCCATGGTTTCGGCGGTGTACTTAAGCCCCGCTACATTGTCGGCGCACAATCACTTGACCAGTGAGCTATTACGCACTCTTTCAAGGGTGGCTGCTTCTAAGCCAACCTCCTGGTTGTCACTGCAACTGCACATCCTTTCCCACTTAGCACACGCTTAGGGGCCTTAACCGATGGTCTGGGCTGTTTCCCTCTCGACTACGAAGCTTATCCCCCGCAGTCTCACTGCCACGCAAACGTAACCGGCATTCGGAGTTTGGCTGACGTCAGTAACCCGGTGGGGCCCATCAGCCATCCAGTAGCTCTACCTCCGGCACGCTACACGCAACGCTGCACCTAAATGCATTTCGGGGAGAACCAGCTATCACGGAGTTTGATTGGCCTTTCACCCCTACCCACAGGTCATCCCCTCCATTTTCAACTGAAGTGGGTTCGGGCCTCCACACGCTCTTACACGTGCTTCACCCTGCCCATGGGTAGATCACCCCGCTTCGGGTCTAGAGCATGCGACTCAAACGCCCTATTCAGACTCGCTTTCGCTACGGCTACCCCACACGGGTTAACCTTGCCACACACCACTAACTCGCAGGCTCATTCTTCAAAAGGCACGCCATCACCCCAACAAAGGAGGCTCTGACGGATTGTAGGCGCCCGGTTTCAGGTACTATTTCACTCCCCTCCCGGGGTACTTTTCACCATTCCCTCACGGTACTTATCCACTATCGGTCACTAGGGAGTATTCAGGCTTACAAAGTGGTCTTTGCAGATTCACACGAGATTCCACGAGCCCCGTGCTACTTGGGATACGCATAAGACAACATGCTGCAGTTTCATCTACCGGGCTCTCACCGTCTACGGCCCTGTTTCCCACCAGGCTCGACTACCACAACACATCCATCCCGGCCCCTTTACGGAGGACCGACAACACGCTCCCACAACACCGCATGCGCAACGCCCGTAAGCTCTCACACACACACGGTTTAGCCATCATCCGCGTTCGCTCACCACTACTGACGGAATATCTCTTCCTGCGGGTACTGAGATGTTTCACTTCCCCGCGTTCCCCCCACACACCCTATACATTCAGGTGCGGGTAACCCACCATAACGTGGGCCAGGTTTCCCCATTCGGACACCCTCGGATCACAGCTCGTTTGCCAACTCCCCGAGGCTTATCGCAGGCTACAACGTCCTTCTTCGGCTCCCAGTGCCAAGGCATCCACCGAACGCCCCTACAAAATTCACAACAAAAAGAACTCTTCGATTCACACAAACCAAAGATGCTCGCGTCCACTATACAGTTACCAAACAACCCACCCACACCACACACACCAACCACAGGCCGGCGCACACAGCGGAGCAGCCAGGGCTGCTGACCCCAAACCCCAACAGCATGCCGTTTCTCATTCAAAAACATCGTGTCCCGAGTGCACACTCAAGCAGCACACCACTCGCTACCCCATCGGCAGGAACATCGCCACCACACCACCAGCACAGACAAAAAGCCTGTGAACACTGACCATGTGGATTTCGGGAAAAAATTCTCCCTAGAAAGGAGGTGATCCAGCCGCACCTTCCGGTACGGCTACCTTGTTACGACTTCGTCCCAATCGCCAACCCCACCTTCGACCGCTCCCCCCACAAGGGTTAGGCCACGGGCTTCGGGTGTTGCCAACTTTCGTGACGTGACGGGCGGTGTGTACAAGGCCCGGGAACGTATTCACCGCAGCGTTGCTGATCTGCGATTACTAGCGACTCCGACTTCATGGGGTCGAGTTGCAGACCCCAATCCGAACTGAGACCGGCTTTAAGGGATTCGCTCAGCCTTACGACATCGCAACCCTCTGTACCGGCCATTGTAGCATGCGTGAAGCCCAAGACATAAGGGGCATGATGATTTGACGTCATCCCCACCTTCCTCCGAGTTAACCCCGGCAGTCTCTCGTGAGTCCCCACCATCATGTGCTGGCAACACGAGACAAGGGTTGCGCTCGTTGCGGGACTTAACCCAACATCTCACGACACGAGCTGACGACAACCATGCACCACCTGTACACCACCCCGAAGGCTGCCCCATCTCTGGAACATCGCAGTGTATGTCAAGCCTTGGTAAGGTTCTTCGCGTTGCATCGAATTAATCCGCATGCTCCGCCGCTTGTGCGGGCCCCCGTCAATTCCTTTGAGTTTTAGCCTTGCGGCCGTACTCCCCAGGCGGGGCACTTAATGCGTTAGCTACGGCGCAGAAGTCAAAGACCCCCACACCTAGTGCCCAACGTTTACGGCATGGACTACCAGGGTATCTAATCCTGTTCGCTCCCCATGCTTTCGCTCCTCAGCGTCAGTTATAGCCCAGAGACCTGCCTTCGCCATCGGTGTTCCTCCTGATATCTGCGCATTCCACCGCTACACCAGGAATTCCAGTCTCCCCTACTACACTCAAGCCTGCCCGTACCCACTGCAAGCGCGGAGTTAAGCCCCGCGTTTTCACAGCAGACGCGACAAGCCGCCTACGAGCTCTTTACGCCCAATAATTCCGGACAACGCTCGCGCCCTACGTATTACCGCGGCTGCTGGCACGTAGTTAGCCGGCGCTTCTTATGCAGGTACCCTCAACCAGGCCAAAACCTGGACTTGTTCCCTGCCGAAAGAGGTTTACAACCCGAAAGCCGTCATCCCTCACGCGGCGTCGCTGCATCAAGCTTTCGCTCATTGTGCAATATTCCCCACTGCTGCCTCCCGTAGGAGTCTGGGCCGTATCTCAGTCCCAGTGTGGCCGGTCACCCTCTCAGGCCGGCTACCCGTCGACGCCTTGGTAGGCCATCACCCCACCAACAAGCTGATAGGCCGCGAGCCCATCCCCTCCCAATAAATCTTTCCAACAACCACCATGCGGCAGCCGCTGAATATCCGGTATTAGACCCAGTTTCCCAAGCTTATCCCGAAGAAAGGGGCAGGTTACTCACGTGTTACTCACCCGTTCGCCACTAATCCACCCCCAGCAAGCTGGAGACTTCATCGTTCGACTTGCATGTGTTAAGCACGCCGCCAGCGTTCGTCCTGAGCCAGGATCAAACTCTCCGTAAAAACCTTACAGAAAAGCTGAAACAGCTCCATAAAAATACAGAACAAAAAAATCATCAAACAAAAAACGACACACTATTGAGATTCAAAACAAGCAACCCACAACGAAACGAACTTCCAAACCAGAAGCACTCCCGCGGAGCAACCTCTCCATCTTAGCGAACCAGACCCAGACCGACAAACCCGAACCAAGTGATCCGCGCCATCCCGTCCCGCCCGACCCGAAGATCCAGAGGCGTCCCTCCCGAACCAGCCGGAAGCAACTCGATAAACTTAAGCCGCCACCCCAACCCCGGTCAAATAAAACCACCGTGACCCTCCCCACCAACCCACATCACACCCACACTGCTGAGCGCCGGCGTCTCTGTGACCTGGGAAAACACTGGTGATGCGTCCAATTTACCGGCGTCGACAGGCGCCCCCAAGTGCCGATTCTGTTCGCCGGGTCCTTCGATTCCGTAGCTGCTCGAGCAGGCTCACGAGAATTGACGGAGCGCCTCTCTGGCCGGAATGTTGCGCAGCGCACGGCAGCCGTTCGACGTTCTCGGGCCACGCACCGCCTCCTGCCCTGGCACGGTAACCCTGCATTGGTCTGACGGTGTCAGCAACGACGCCAAGCGGGATACATAGTTTCCCACCGGGGATACGTGCCAGACGTCGTCCAGGACCCCGGCTCCGGCCCAACGTCGAAGATGGCCAGTGCACAGGATCGTCCGCCGGAGCCGCCGCACGTCGGTTCCGGCCTTAGAGCCACAGCAAGACGCTGGTTCCTGGAACGTTCTCGCTCTATGTACAGAAGCCTTGATCAAACCCGTCTCCCTCAGCTCGCTCCGAATGGGCACCGCCGCCCATCCAGCGATAGCTAAGGCTCGCGCAGCGACGCGGGCCCAGCAGAACATCGTGGACATAGACGGAACAGGCGTGGTCACCGCTCGCAGAGCTCATCGACCGCGACGAGCCGGCAAGGTATAACGGCGATGCCACGACCTCGACCCGAGCTGCCGATACTTCAGACAGCGGGATCGATCATGCGCTCTGCCGGCACGACGATGGCGGGCACCCTGAGATTGCGGATTCCCATTGTGCCGCGAAGCAGTCGCACCACTCTTAGTCGGTGAATGGTCCCGAAGTCCTCGGACGGTTCTGCCCCCGCCATGGCCTCGAGGGTGATAGTTCCAAGCCGCAGTGCACAATCGCGTCAATGGCGAGTCGACGCGAACACTGGATCGGTCGACGGGGTGCGCCGGCAACATGCTGGTGACGGCGAAGAGCCCCTGGCCGATCGGTCGTGGACTCGCGTCCCGCAGGTATCAACTGCTGCCGCACAGAACGTTCGGACCTTTGGAACTTTCCGAGTAGTCGGCGGGGCCTAGACGCTCACTGAACCGTCTTCGGTTTCTTGCCGGTGTTATACGGGTGCCAGCTCCGTGTGGGCGGGCGTTTCTAGGTTAGCGTAGTAGAGGTATTCATATTCATCGGGTGTGAGGTCGTCGATGCGTGAGTGCAGGCGCGTGGTGTTGTACCAATCAATCCACTGCGCCGTGACCCACTCAACGTCCTCGAGCTGTTTGAGCGGGCCGCTGCGGAACGGTGAATCATCTCGGATCGCCTCGGTTTTGTACAGACCGATTGTGGACTCAGCGAGCGAATTGTCGTAGGCATCGCCGATCGATCCGATCGAGGCAGCGATGCCTTCCATGGCCAACGTCTCGGCGAAGCTCACGGATGTAAATTGAGCTCCGGCATCGCTGTGGTGTATTAAACCTGCGTTTGCAGGGTGTCCGGCCTGGTCACGGCGCCACAATCCCATCCGTAGCGCGTTGGTCACCAGGGGTGTGGTCATTGACGCCGAGGCATGCCAGCCCACGATCGCGCGGGAGAAGCAATCAATGACAAAGGCGACGTAGACGAAGCCGGCCCAGGTGCGCACGTAGGTGAAATCAGCAACCCACCGCTCATTCGGTATGGGCGCGGTGAAGTCACGTTCGACCAGGTCAGGGGCTCGGGCGGCACTCCGGTCGGGGATCGTGGTGCGTACTCCTTGGCCGCGGACCCGGCCATTCATCTCGAGATCACGCATCAGCCGGTCAACCCGCCGGGCTGAGACAACCAGTCCGTGGCGGCGTAGGTAGGCCACCATTTTCCGTCTGCCATACATCCCTTCCGGTGTGCCGACCGTGGCCAGGAGGGCGTCGATGATGATTGCATCATCAAGGTCGCGGTGGCTGGGGGTGGCGGTGTCGGCGGCAGTTGAATTTGGTGCATTTCCGGCGATCGAAAACTGAGCGGTTTTAGTTTACAGTTCCTTGTTCTTGTCGGTGTCTGATCCGGTAGGAGGTTCCTTTCGTGGTCAGGACTTGGGCGTGGTGGACGAGCCGGTCGATGATGGCTGTCGCAATCGTCTCGTCGTGGAAGATCGTGGACCAGGACCCGAAAGCGAGGTTTGAGGTGATCAGGATGGATGATTGCTCGTATCGGTCCGAGATGAGCTGGAAGAACAGGTTCGCGGCTTCTGGCTCGATGGGGAGGTAGCCGAGCTCGTCGATGATGATGAGCTTGTAGCGGCGAATACGCCGCAGCTCTTTCGTCAGGTCTCCCTTGTTGTGAGCGGCAGTGAGCGACTGGATCCAGCCGGCTGCGGTGTCGAACAGGACCGGGATTCCGGCCCTGGTCGCGGCAATGCCGAGCCCGATCGATATGTGAGTCTTCCCGGTGCCTGGTGGGCCGAGAAGGATCATGTTCTCCGCGTTGTGGATCCAGGTCGAGCGTGATGCTGCTTGAACGTCTGAGCGCAGGTGGGGCTGGTGATCGAAGGTGAAGTCCTCAATCGTCTTCATGGACGGGAAGTGTGCTCGTTTCCGTCGTATCTCGGCCCCAGATGCTTCCCGGGCGGTGACCTCGGCTTCCAAAACCGCGGCTAAGTACTCCTCGAACGTCCAGCCCTGTGCCCGCCCAGTGTCAGCCAGGCGAGCGAAAGAAGCTTGAATACGTGGTGCTTTCAACGCACTCGTGTAGTACGTGACGTCTTTG
This is a stretch of genomic DNA from Flaviflexus salsibiostraticola. It encodes these proteins:
- a CDS encoding IS481 family transposase, whose protein sequence is MSHANAALTPRARLTVARLVVDQQVPIAEVAARFQCSWPTVKRWADRYRSGESMQDRSSRPKTSPHQTPLKIRRRIVSLRLRLREGPVQLAVRVGLAPSTVHQILRHCRLNRLAHVDRATGEPVRRYEHPHPGSMIHVDVKKLGNIPDGGGWRFVGRQQGGRNRIATPDKARNHHHNPKMGHAFVHTVIDDYSRVAYAEVHNDETALTAVGVLERATAWFNTRGVTVERVLSDNGPAYRSILWRETCARLKITAKRTRPYRPQTNGKIERFHRTLADGWGYARCYTSETERRDALPGWLHHYNHHRPHTACDRLAPITRLTNLPGQYI
- a CDS encoding IS3 family transposase translates to MAGNAPNSTAADTATPSHRDLDDAIIIDALLATVGTPEGMYGRRKMVAYLRRHGLVVSARRVDRLMRDLEMNGRVRGQGVRTTIPDRSAARAPDLVERDFTAPIPNERWVADFTYVRTWAGFVYVAFVIDCFSRAIVGWHASASMTTPLVTNALRMGLWRRDQAGHPANAGLIHHSDAGAQFTSVSFAETLAMEGIAASIGSIGDAYDNSLAESTIGLYKTEAIRDDSPFRSGPLKQLEDVEWVTAQWIDWYNTTRLHSRIDDLTPDEYEYLYYANLETPAHTELAPV
- a CDS encoding HtaA domain-containing protein, which codes for MSPSTARRITSGLSAVALIASGLFLAPAASSDEPSSTTTVTSGTMNWGVRESFRNYLKNPFAGGSTELTGGVTDSAGSFAWPAVTGGEIDAGSLSELAFEGTVHFTGHNDVLDVSFSDPVISFSGATPVLMVKAVGREFVDTTTQGELIDYGRIEFATLPAATITTGDDSVDVAFGPGSLTEAGAAAFGGFYNAGDEIDPISVSLVTETVEIPAEPPAEPTCGPDAAPADLSALPGHMSWGLNSNFLGYLLSPRGGGTMSGCDGAWATTELNYRLADGTEFDPDAPGTLNFVGNINLYAHDGVLDIDFTNPVLTFTDPATAVLSLTSSGSHRGAAGGWSETPVQVEDFARLGDVDIVQNDDGTVSISSATVTAGAGATFVLGSYQPGTPLAPLNITVNEASVVVPTEPEPTDPAPTEPEPTEPAPSEPTTPTTPPAEPAPIGAGAMDWRVKDSFLGYLSGPGAKGGWTTSGGVTGTFRFPLASGQDLDPEDLQAIRFGGTVDFSGHEGALRIVLSNPTIRKSGGAWQLTASVASRSLQSTDAPGVLPPARTVVLADLSAPKVTTASGGATTLSFGTVRLTADGAVAFANFYTAGSELAPITVSLAASGSTLPPATGGTAPGGSTDRPGGGSSPLPIVQNPAPVVAQPQIIDRSADIDPTKTRVTSGTLQWGVRQSFTTYIRSAVAGGGWTTSGGVSWNGSTFVFPARGGLYDTAARTGELHYGGTISFSGHDDVLQLTMSNPSIVVNGNRASLYLTVRSTSMEGVTKDHGRVHFANLSLSNVRSSNQALSFTTSSAVLTPAGADAFAGFYEAGTELAPLTVSVNLTPATVYDAATGELKTYDAYGNLAYTGASSYGLALGGLMLVLAGAAALRLRRAAA
- the istB gene encoding IS21-like element helper ATPase IstB, producing MEAIKDVTYYTSALKAPRIQASFARLADTGRAQGWTFEEYLAAVLEAEVTAREASGAEIRRKRAHFPSMKTIEDFTFDHQPHLRSDVQAASRSTWIHNAENMILLGPPGTGKTHISIGLGIAATRAGIPVLFDTAAGWIQSLTAAHNKGDLTKELRRIRRYKLIIIDELGYLPIEPEAANLFFQLISDRYEQSSILITSNLAFGSWSTIFHDETIATAIIDRLVHHAQVLTTKGTSYRIRHRQEQGTVN
- a CDS encoding FMN-binding negative transcriptional regulator; its protein translation is MIPHYFALEEDEKIDFIVHQGAGTLVTARADGTIDATLLPIALKNDHLLLHMARFNDHWRNISAAQPAAMIFTGAHDFVSSRAYDVHDGSAVASTWDYTQVTIHGHVTVHDDATWVRQAVIELTETWDPAQAEEMSEGYLARATKAIVGLSMTIERIDGKAKLSQNKLPSERERISEDLRKRDTERSRALADDVDAAPSKARRVPFLGGLKAKQ